The stretch of DNA ATACTAttcatatattatattatattatattatattatattatattatattatattatattatattatattatattatattatattatattatattatattatattatattatattatattatattatattatattatattatattatattatattatattatattatattatattatattatatatatatatattatatattattttcttactatTCTATCTATTCATATATTTCAGATATGAATAAGTAATAAATTTAGATGAAATCTTATGACTAAAAGATGCCCTCGAGTATAAAGTACGCGTGTGTCTATGCTAGAGATGTCGTGACCTCTCATCATGTCATGCTCATCATGGTATGGGTTACGATAATCTTATTATAATTGCGCGCCAAAATATGCAGcccaagtatcaggcgattttttttaaattggaaaggaaaaataaaactacctGTATAAACTTTTTAAAGGGGGGACAAAAGGGCTACGAGATATGTATCATATTGGAACACCGATGTGTTAATTATCTATGTATCAGGATGAGCCTTCCGGGTCCCGAAAACGGGAAATTATATGGAAATTAATCTTGATTTGATACAACAATGGAATTTTTCCGTCCCATGCTATTTATCGTGGTTCCACAGTATCAAGCACTGACAAGATGTATGCTCGTTATATCGAGGTTTCGCTTTATTTAGCaatgaaattatttttatgtttttcaatGAATGGTTTTAACGAGGTTCTACTGAAACATGCGAATCCCGTATTGAAGTTTTCATTTTAAGGGAACTCAATCGACCAAAATACAACAGTTTTATAATCTCTgtcctatattttctaaattatATTTTCGCCCGCTCACCAGTGCTCTGTGGTCTAGCTAGCTCGCTCGAGCGGGCTGGCGCTAGCGCTCTTGTTATTCTAGCGCCTGTTAGgagaattattttgtttttatatcagCGCCAAGTTTGACCCCAACATTACTCAGAAGTCGCAGTAGCGCGGCATAATTAGCTCTACTTAACGAATTTACCCTCAGGGAACAAGCTACGGGGCCTATCGCAAATGACGCATAAAACTGAACATAAATCTATTAGATCAAGTTGATTATATTACGAAACTTTGTATCCTACAGTAGAAAAGGCCCCATTTAATTGCTAAAGCATAAACGAAATGCAAGGATAATGATTTTCCCGCAAAAAATAGCATCATTTATATTTCACCCCTAATTAGTGTGTAATCAGTCTGTTTTCAGTCTCTTATGATAGCTAACTGTTTTATACTGTTTGAATCCCAgtcttatgcttcattgttcCAAAGGTCGTCCTCGTCATCCATTATGTTATATATATTGTAATATTTAAGATAATGAATACGATAAATGTGGCAAAAAATGACCGAAGTCGTCTTGTCTCCTGATTGGCCACGAACTAAAGTTTGGCTATATTAAGTTAGTTTGGCTATATTATTACCTAGTTACATAAATTCTTAATCTACTATGAAATCGTGACTATTTTGAAATCATAGTCCTAGTCCATAGAACTATTGTTGCTTATGACACATAAAATCACGAGACAGAGAGCCAGAATACGACGGCTTCACCGAGTGCATGATTCGCCAGAAGTCCGCTAAAACAAAGTGATCTCAAAATATACTGGGAAAATTATTCTTGCTAGAGGTTGTGTTACTaaattttggctaaatttgGTATTTCGAGATCGGTGCAATGCGGAGTTCGCGGGAAAATAAAGTCCGGGCTACGGGATCGAGCGGGACTTTTGGTAACATGACCCGTGCGTGACCCGTGAATCGCATACGGGACGAAATTACTAGAATAccaatacaaaaaataaatctaaTTTAAATCTATATCTTAactttgtaaaaaatattcaaagccATTTACAAGATTCAATGGCAATTAAGTCTGTGTTTTTCGTTGATAATTTCAATTGGGTTTGTTAAACATGTTTGGACGACCCGGTTATAATTAGCATCATGGCGGAAAATTAGCCGCTATGATGTAAAACTTCAATAATGAGACAACACGTTACCGCCAACTCCGGCTTATAAATCAGTGCGCGAGAACTTCTCAGCATTCTCGTCTTCTGAGCTAAAGCTAGCCACTTCTCTGGATATCACGGGATTACCGAGTTGAGTCCAGTTCGTTGTGTTTGGTGAATTTTCTCGAGGTAACATGCGGGTTTCTACCGTTCTACTTCTTTTCGTTGTGACGCTCGCCGTCAGCCATGCCTATGTGCTAAGAGGTAAGAAATGCCCATTTTCTTCTAaccttttcttcttttgaaAAAAGACTGTTTAAACGGCGTGTTATACAACGAAAGCTAACGTCGTTTTTTTCTATGACCGAGAGTTAAAATAAGAATTTAATACAGTTGAATATTTGGTTATACACGTGTTATTTTGCCATACCAGAGAACCTAGCGTATTTTGTAATAACTTCAACCAAATCCGGATCATAAGACTTTAATTGTAACGAAGCCAGCACAAAACAGAATGGAGGGCCCGGGAAACAGAATCCTGCCACGGGAAGCCTGTGGCCAAATGCTGACACCTATGTTATGCCATCTTTACATTCTCGAGTATCCAGCGCTGGATGTCCGCGTGTTTCTTTTGTTGAGCCATTATTTTCTATTATAGTTCAAAAAGACGATTTTCTGACCTCTACCACGGCAAGCGCCGACTAAATTGCGATTAGCGACCTAATTAATGATGTTTTCTTGTAGACCCTAGAGGAGGGGGCGGCGAAGGTGGCGGTGGCGGAGGAGGACGCGGAAGAGGTAAAGACACAGTATAAACTATACATTGTTGATCCAAACACGTAATTATCATGAACATGATCACATTCAAACTCGTGTCGTTTCACATGTCACaatccatttttttctttaaaaaaaaaaattatgttgCCCAGATATCTACCCAACCACCCCTTTCTATATCCGTCCCTAACTTCATTATGAAACGAAAGTATGTTAACCACTACTTTAAGCTATTGAAACACTTTCTGTGCATGGTGTATTAACCGACTCCCGATTTGCTTCCAGGTGGTGGTGGAGGAGAAGGCGGATCGCATGGTAAGcgcatttttatattttttggtTTCCATTCTGGTGTTTCCATACTGTTACTCCTGCTCATCTTGTTGCACTGACATCTGCTTGTTGTTTGACATAATCTACGCCAGACTTTGGTTATCATTTGCATTCACATTGTAAAACAAGTCACGTAAACAAATCTAAAACAAAGTCAATTTCCTTTGAAATTTAATTCAAAATATATCAGTCGATTAATGATTTATTtacacttgatattttggatgACAAAAATATGACTGACATAGACTTTTTAATATGTGATGATGTCATCTCATGGTGCGGGTGATATCATTGTGGGATATCTTATGGTGTTGCGTGACATCTTgtggtgttgtgtgacattttgtggtgttgtgtgacatatcATGGTCTTGTGTGACATTTGTTGTGCTGTGTGACATATcattgtgttgtgtgacatcttTTGTGCTACGTGACATCCCgtagtgttgtgtgacattttctggtgttgtgtgacatatcatggtgttgtgtgacatttcGTGGTGCTGTGTGACATCTGTTGTGCTATGTGACATCCCgtggtgttgtgtgacatctgTTGTGCTGTATGTCATTTCatggtgttgtgtgacatatgTTGTTTTATGTAATCTCATGAAAGGTGTGTGAAATCTTATTTGTTGTGTGACATCTACTTATAAAACTTCTTGTGGTGTTGTGTTATGTTTCATAGTGCTGTGTAGCATCTATGTtgttgtgtggtattttgtaGTTGTGTCTAGCATCTATGGTGTTGTTTGACATCTTATGGAGTTGTGTGATATTTCATACTTATGTGCAGCATCTATGGCGTTGTGTGACATCTTAGAAATTTTATGGTGTTGTCTGACATCATGGGGTTGTATGATATTCCATATTGTTAGCATcaatgtgttgtgtgacatctgTTGTGTTACTGCAAATCACATCAGGTTGCTGTGTGACAATGCTGTGTACATATAACACAGCTCCTTGGCATATTCAAAGTAATGTGTGAAATCTTATGGCTTTGACCGTCGTCCTACTCTGTATAGAATCTATTTGAAGTCAAGTTCTCACTTAAATTTGATCGTTTTTTTCTCAGATGAAAGCCTTTCAAGAGGTGAGTTCCAAAAGTTTTCTGCTTTCCCATTCTGACTCCATTAGTTTGCTCTGTGATGCGTCTTTTTTCATATAAAAGattttaaactttttcttATGCTCACACACGATGGCATCATGTCCCGTGAATGAATATAACATCGACATGTAAATTCCTGTAAATATAAACGTGAATATTGGTTTCATACCACTAGAGTTTTGGTCAGTGGAATAACGGAAAGCAGGCTATTCTATATGGGAGCTTACATACAAACGTATGCTCTCTGAgacatttaaaaagaaataacagtGCATTCTCAGATTTCCAAAAGTTAAAGTCCCCTTAAATGTATGTAATTACACACTTAAACATCACGCTtaataaattatatatttttgtagaTCCAAGAGGAGGCCGTGGAGGAGGAGGTGGAGGTGGAGGAGGCGGCGGAGGCCGCGGTGGCGGTAAGTAATATACATTAGATAATACTTCTTGACGAAGGAAGGGAGCATAGTCTAGCTCGTCATGTTgttgtgttttcttttatcaGCTAAGGCTTCAAGCCTGTGCAGTATGTGGCTTTTGTCTAAAAATTTGAGAAATCCGTGATAGTGTTGGTATCAATTCCGATTTTTCCAGGTTTTTGCGGTGGGGAAGGGGGGCCCTTTTTGAATATAAAGAGTGAGGTGGGAGGGAGAGTATATGTGCGCTCCCTGCCCGAAGCTAGCAATACGGCAATCTAGCTTTTCGGGTttcgtgtgtgtgtgtgtgtgtgcccACGTTGTCGCGGTTTGTCTTGGGTTTattttgaaaagtggtttattGAGGTTTTCTTTCATATTTTTGCAGGaggcggcggcggcggcggaGGGGGAGGAGAAGGGAGGGAACACGGTGAGAAATATATTCCATATTTGTATATTGGTGTACTGTTTATGTTATGTTAGGGTGCTGAGTTGATTAAGTGTGTTTTGTTGGTTACGCATGAGGGGCCTCATAACGTCACAGTGAATTCTCGCTAAATGAAACTCAGATTACACGAACTTACATCATGGCATGGTGTTGTGTGATATTTTGTGTAATTGTGTGACATGTCGGGGTATTATTTGACGTCTTCTTGTATCGTGTGACACGTCGTTCGTCATGTAACATGTCTGGGTTGCAGGcccgaaccccccccccccccccccccccccccacacacacacacacacacacacaacggccgaaggtccacttttggttctcaatagacgtacTATTTGTACTTTGTAGACCAAACTGTAAAG from Nematostella vectensis chromosome 8, jaNemVect1.1, whole genome shotgun sequence encodes:
- the LOC116613984 gene encoding rRNA 2'-O-methyltransferase fibrillarin, whose translation is MRVSTVLLLFVVTLAVSHAYVLRDPRGGGGEGGGGGGGRGRGGGGGEGGSHDESLSRDPRGGRGGGGGGGGGGGGRGGGK